A stretch of Clostridium formicaceticum DNA encodes these proteins:
- the secF gene encoding protein translocase subunit SecF, whose protein sequence is MKIIENRKIWFSISSIIIIIGLVMGLARGLNLGIDFTGGTLMEIELHQQVEVSEIRQITNEYDRNASINLLGPDRTIIQMRSIEDFDSHTRAEIFNAFKEKYDLEENQPLRAEQFGPAIGKEIQNRAFLSVIISAIGMLIYITFRFELKFGLAAIVALLHDILIVLAVYSIFRVPVNSPFVAAMLTILGYSINDTIVVFDRIRENLRFIKKSNFAEVANNSIAQTISRSINTSVTTLITIVCLYIFGVEQIKVFALPLIAGVLSGTYSSIFIASPVWVMLKERKNKRVSYKPSHE, encoded by the coding sequence ATGAAAATTATTGAAAACAGGAAAATATGGTTTTCTATATCAAGTATAATCATTATTATAGGGCTTGTGATGGGTCTTGCAAGAGGATTGAATTTAGGGATTGACTTTACCGGCGGAACTTTAATGGAAATAGAGTTGCATCAGCAGGTAGAAGTATCAGAAATAAGGCAAATTACTAATGAATACGATAGGAATGCCAGCATTAATCTGTTGGGACCAGATAGAACAATTATTCAAATGAGAAGTATAGAGGATTTCGACAGTCATACAAGGGCAGAAATTTTTAATGCCTTTAAAGAGAAATATGATTTAGAAGAAAATCAACCATTAAGAGCAGAACAGTTTGGACCTGCTATTGGAAAGGAAATTCAAAATAGAGCTTTTCTTTCTGTAATTATTTCCGCTATTGGTATGTTAATTTATATTACCTTTAGATTTGAGCTCAAGTTTGGTCTAGCAGCTATTGTAGCTTTGCTTCATGATATATTAATCGTTTTAGCGGTGTATTCCATCTTTAGAGTACCTGTAAACAGTCCTTTTGTAGCGGCTATGCTTACGATTTTAGGGTATTCTATCAATGATACCATTGTGGTATTTGATAGAATTAGAGAAAATTTAAGATTTATAAAGAAATCTAATTTTGCCGAAGTGGCGAATAATAGTATTGCTCAAACAATTAGTCGTTCTATTAATACTTCTGTGACAACATTGATTACGATTGTTTGTTTGTATATATTTGGCGTAGAACAAATCAAAGTATTTGCCCTACCATTAATTGCGGGGGTGCTAAGTGGTACCTATTCTTCCATTTTTATAGCATCTCCAGTTTGGGTTATGCTTAAGGAACGCAAGAATAAAAGAGTATCTTATAAGCCAAGTCATGAATAA
- a CDS encoding ABC1 kinase family protein — protein sequence MVGIGTRYKNLRRYKKIGEVLVKYGFTFAAEKLSEKGYIPKFILNIKQYEKQLTDGEKLRLACEELGPTFIKLGQIMSTRRDIFPEEVVSQLAKLQDDVNPFPFEIAKNLFEKEMKLPIEACFKEFDSTPIASASIGQVYKATLKTGEKVVVKIQRPSIHEIIVRDLDILFNLARLLDEHMDKEKPYNLLEIVDEFSHVITKELDYSLEGRNAEKFYSQFKSDDKIYIPKVYWDFTSKKVLTLQRVYGIKIMDSEGLKAKGWNLEKLATITANCFMKQVFVHGFFHGDPHPGNIFAVGSSKISFIDFGVVGYLDKGTMGFISNLFTAATRRDVEKIVNILMEIDALAPDTNIRRLKEDISFLINLYYNMPLSKLNLGEALKKVMEIAYTNKIKLPSQFTVLLKAIITLEGSVKFLNPEFSLSQISKNVVKEIYLDRFHPKNLIGEMKDYSEEILYGIKYLPKQIRNLIKKIESNQIKFQLEQIGFEKLQDELTRMTNKLSLSLISSALIVGSSLIIQSASGPMLWGVSLFGIIGYLLASILGLGIILSILLSSLRKK from the coding sequence ATGGTGGGAATTGGAACAAGATATAAAAACTTGAGGCGGTATAAGAAAATTGGTGAAGTGCTTGTGAAGTATGGTTTTACCTTTGCAGCAGAAAAGCTAAGTGAAAAAGGCTATATACCAAAATTTATATTAAATATAAAACAATATGAGAAGCAATTAACCGATGGAGAGAAACTAAGGCTAGCCTGTGAAGAACTAGGACCCACATTTATTAAATTAGGCCAAATTATGAGTACCAGAAGAGATATCTTTCCTGAAGAAGTGGTGAGTCAGTTAGCAAAGCTACAGGATGATGTGAACCCCTTTCCCTTTGAAATAGCAAAAAATCTATTTGAAAAGGAAATGAAACTTCCCATAGAAGCTTGTTTTAAAGAGTTTGATTCAACTCCTATCGCATCTGCATCGATAGGACAAGTGTATAAAGCAACTTTAAAAACAGGGGAGAAGGTAGTTGTTAAAATTCAAAGGCCCTCTATTCATGAAATCATTGTAAGGGACTTAGATATATTATTTAATTTAGCGCGCTTATTGGATGAGCATATGGACAAAGAAAAGCCCTATAATCTTCTTGAAATTGTAGATGAGTTTAGTCATGTTATTACAAAAGAATTGGATTATTCCCTAGAGGGAAGAAATGCTGAGAAGTTTTATTCTCAATTTAAAAGTGATGATAAAATTTACATACCTAAAGTTTACTGGGACTTTACTTCAAAGAAAGTATTAACACTGCAGAGAGTTTATGGTATAAAAATTATGGATAGTGAGGGCTTAAAGGCAAAAGGCTGGAATTTAGAAAAACTTGCTACAATTACTGCCAACTGTTTTATGAAGCAGGTGTTTGTTCATGGGTTTTTTCATGGAGATCCCCATCCAGGAAATATCTTTGCTGTAGGGTCTTCTAAAATATCTTTCATAGACTTTGGTGTTGTAGGTTATTTAGATAAAGGCACAATGGGTTTTATTTCTAATTTGTTTACAGCAGCCACTAGAAGAGATGTGGAAAAAATCGTGAATATTTTAATGGAAATTGATGCACTAGCTCCTGATACTAATATAAGAAGATTAAAAGAGGATATCTCTTTTTTAATTAATTTATATTACAATATGCCCCTAAGTAAACTAAATTTAGGGGAAGCCTTAAAAAAGGTAATGGAGATAGCCTATACAAATAAAATTAAACTACCTTCACAATTTACGGTGTTATTGAAGGCAATTATTACTTTGGAAGGCAGTGTAAAATTCTTAAATCCTGAATTTAGCTTATCACAAATTTCTAAAAATGTTGTAAAAGAAATTTACTTAGATAGATTTCATCCTAAAAATTTAATAGGGGAAATGAAGGATTATTCAGAAGAAATATTATATGGTATTAAATATTTGCCCAAGCAAATAAGAAATTTAATCAAAAAGATAGAAAGCAATCAAATTAAATTTCAATTGGAACAGATAGGTTTTGAAAAATTGCAGGATGAATTAACGAGGATGACCAACAAGCTGTCTTTAAGCTTGATTAGTTCAGCACTTATTGTAGGCTCTTCTTTAATTATTCAAAGTGCTAGCGGGCCTATGTTATGGGGAGTTTCCTTGTTTGGCATTATAGGTTATCTTTTAGCAAGTATTTTAGGACTGGGAATTATTCTTTCTATATTATTAAGCAGCCTGCGAAAAAAGTGA
- a CDS encoding adenine phosphoribosyltransferase — protein MDLSKKIREVQDFPKEGINFKDITTLLQDKDAFQYMVNKLAQELEDLEIDIVVGPESRGFLVGAPVAYKIGAGFVPVRKPGKLPHETMRYEYQLEYGSDVLEIHKDAIQPGQKVAILDDLLATGGTVLATAKLIEALGGEVVSINFLIELAFLKGRDVLKSYHVKTLVSYDA, from the coding sequence ATGGATTTGTCTAAAAAAATAAGAGAAGTGCAAGACTTTCCGAAAGAGGGCATTAATTTTAAAGATATTACAACACTACTGCAAGATAAAGATGCATTTCAATATATGGTAAATAAATTAGCACAAGAATTGGAAGATTTAGAGATAGATATTGTTGTAGGTCCAGAATCTAGAGGATTTTTAGTAGGGGCTCCTGTTGCCTACAAAATAGGCGCAGGATTTGTTCCAGTTAGAAAGCCTGGAAAGCTGCCTCATGAAACCATGCGTTATGAATATCAGCTGGAGTACGGTTCTGATGTGTTAGAAATTCATAAGGATGCCATTCAGCCAGGACAAAAGGTAGCTATTCTAGATGACTTGTTGGCAACTGGCGGGACTGTGCTAGCCACTGCAAAGTTAATTGAGGCTTTAGGAGGAGAAGTGGTGTCTATCAACTTTTTGATAGAACTAGCCTTTTTAAAGGGAAGAGATGTGTTAAAATCCTATCATGTCAAAACATTAGTAAGCTATGACGCTTAA
- a CDS encoding RelA/SpoT family protein, with amino-acid sequence MLENLITMIEEYNPQCDVELIIKAYNFAESSHAGQFRRSGERYFIHPVEVAKILVELQMDSTTIAAGLLHDVIEDTSYGYEKIKDEFGEEIAELVDGVTKLTRLSFESKEERQAENLRKMFIAMAKDIRVILIKLADRLHNMRTLKYQTDEKKKEKALETLEIFAPIAHRLGISRIKWELEDLCLRYIDPEGYYDLVERVAKKRKDREDFINHVIKELKTKLREFDIENEISGRPKHFYSIYRKMTYQGKSFDEIFDFLAVRILVDNVKDCYGVLGVVHTMWKPIPGRFKDYIAMPKPNMYQSLHTTVIGPKGEPFEIQIRTWEMHQIAEYGIAAHWKYKENKITDKQADIDDKLVWLRQMLEWEKETKDPKEFMESLKIDLFTNEVFVFTPKGKVINLPNGSTPIDFAYKIHSDIGNKCVGAKVDGRMVPIDYKLKNGNIVEVVTSGHSNGPSRDWLKIVKSSQAKTKIKQWFKKERREENVSRGKEILEKEVRRQGLNTTEALQVKLLNNIAKKLSLSNEEDLYAAIGYGGITLTQVIPKIKDNIKKESPSPQEAQEIPTNPRNVDNKNKSKRSQGVKVKGIDNIMVRFSRCCNPVPGDEIVGYITRGRGVSIHRKDCPNLLGNDEITERFIDVEWDVGKPISFQVEIQIKATDRKGLLSELTHVLSEGKVTVNALNARTNKERVAVLNLVLEVTSIEDLNKLMEKLKRVKGVLDVFRVIT; translated from the coding sequence ATGTTGGAAAATTTAATAACAATGATTGAAGAATATAACCCTCAATGTGATGTGGAGCTTATTATAAAAGCCTATAATTTTGCGGAAAGTTCACATGCAGGGCAATTTAGAAGATCAGGGGAAAGATATTTCATTCATCCTGTTGAAGTAGCTAAGATATTAGTTGAATTACAAATGGACAGTACAACTATTGCGGCTGGTTTACTTCATGATGTTATTGAAGATACGAGCTATGGCTATGAAAAAATAAAAGATGAATTTGGTGAAGAGATAGCTGAATTGGTGGACGGGGTTACTAAATTGACCCGTCTCTCCTTTGAATCAAAGGAGGAAAGGCAAGCAGAAAACTTAAGAAAAATGTTTATAGCCATGGCAAAGGATATTCGGGTTATTCTCATTAAATTGGCAGACAGATTGCATAATATGAGGACACTTAAGTATCAGACGGATGAAAAGAAAAAAGAAAAAGCCCTTGAAACTTTAGAAATTTTCGCTCCTATTGCACATCGGTTGGGGATTTCAAGGATCAAATGGGAATTAGAGGATTTATGTTTAAGGTATATTGATCCAGAGGGATATTATGATTTAGTTGAAAGGGTAGCAAAGAAGAGAAAAGATCGTGAAGATTTTATTAATCATGTGATAAAAGAACTGAAAACCAAGCTAAGAGAATTTGATATTGAAAATGAAATTTCCGGTAGACCAAAACACTTCTATAGCATTTATCGAAAAATGACCTATCAGGGTAAATCCTTTGATGAAATATTTGATTTTTTAGCAGTGAGAATTTTAGTAGATAATGTAAAGGATTGCTACGGGGTTTTAGGTGTTGTACATACCATGTGGAAGCCTATACCTGGCAGATTTAAGGATTATATTGCTATGCCTAAACCCAATATGTATCAATCCCTGCATACCACTGTCATTGGTCCTAAAGGGGAACCCTTTGAGATACAGATTAGAACCTGGGAAATGCATCAAATTGCCGAATATGGTATTGCTGCCCATTGGAAGTATAAGGAGAACAAGATTACAGATAAACAGGCAGATATAGATGATAAATTGGTTTGGCTAAGACAGATGTTAGAATGGGAAAAGGAAACAAAGGATCCGAAGGAATTTATGGAATCTTTAAAAATTGACCTTTTTACCAATGAGGTTTTTGTTTTTACGCCAAAGGGTAAGGTCATCAATTTACCAAACGGTTCAACGCCTATTGATTTTGCATATAAAATTCACTCTGATATAGGGAATAAATGTGTTGGTGCCAAAGTAGATGGAAGAATGGTACCTATTGACTATAAGTTGAAAAATGGAAATATCGTTGAAGTAGTAACATCCGGGCATAGTAATGGCCCTAGTAGAGATTGGTTAAAAATTGTAAAGAGTTCGCAAGCTAAGACAAAGATTAAACAGTGGTTTAAAAAAGAACGCAGAGAAGAAAATGTAAGCAGAGGAAAGGAAATCCTTGAAAAAGAAGTAAGACGTCAGGGACTAAATACTACAGAAGCTTTACAGGTAAAATTACTAAATAACATTGCTAAAAAATTAAGCCTAAGTAATGAAGAGGATCTATATGCCGCTATTGGTTATGGTGGTATCACTCTTACACAGGTTATACCTAAAATAAAAGATAACATAAAAAAAGAAAGTCCTTCTCCCCAAGAAGCACAAGAGATACCCACAAATCCTAGAAATGTGGATAATAAGAATAAGTCTAAACGAAGTCAAGGGGTAAAGGTTAAAGGCATAGATAATATTATGGTGCGTTTTTCCCGTTGTTGTAATCCAGTTCCTGGTGACGAGATTGTAGGTTATATTACTAGGGGAAGAGGAGTTTCTATTCATAGAAAAGATTGCCCTAATTTACTGGGAAATGACGAAATAACAGAACGCTTTATAGATGTGGAGTGGGATGTAGGTAAGCCTATTTCCTTCCAAGTAGAAATTCAAATTAAAGCAACAGATCGTAAAGGATTGCTTTCAGAACTTACTCATGTTTTATCAGAGGGTAAGGTAACGGTAAATGCTTTAAACGCCAGAACAAACAAAGAGAGGGTGGCAGTGCTTAATCTTGTGTTAGAAGTCACCAGCATTGAGGATCTAAATAAATTGATGGAAAAGTTGAAACGGGTTAAAGGGGTTTTAGATGTATTTAGAGTAATTACCTAA
- the dtd gene encoding D-aminoacyl-tRNA deacylase has protein sequence MRAVIQRISEGKVTVGGQITGEIQKGLLVYLGVGHEDTIDDIKYMVEKITNLRIFEDENDKMNLSLIDVGGKLLVVSQFTLMGDCRKGRRPSFIEAGRPEEAEKLYEMFVDYCRNQGIEVATGVFQTHMMVHAINDGPVTMLIDSKKTF, from the coding sequence ATGCGTGCAGTTATACAAAGAATTTCTGAAGGTAAAGTAACAGTAGGAGGTCAGATAACCGGTGAAATTCAAAAAGGATTGTTAGTATATCTAGGGGTAGGTCACGAAGACACGATAGATGATATAAAGTATATGGTAGAAAAAATAACCAATTTAAGAATTTTTGAAGATGAAAATGACAAAATGAATTTATCTCTAATAGATGTTGGAGGAAAGTTATTAGTGGTTTCTCAGTTTACGCTTATGGGGGATTGCAGAAAAGGTAGAAGGCCTAGCTTTATTGAAGCAGGAAGACCAGAAGAAGCTGAAAAATTATATGAAATGTTTGTAGACTATTGCAGAAATCAGGGAATAGAAGTAGCTACAGGCGTGTTCCAAACCCATATGATGGTTCATGCTATCAATGATGGGCCTGTTACCATGTTAATAGATAGCAAAAAAACTTTTTAA
- a CDS encoding MBL fold metallo-hydrolase has product MILERLSVGVYGANCYIIGDEKTDEAAVVDPGGDADKILKVLEDKGLHLKYILLTHGHGDHIGGLKELKEKTNAPIYLHEEDHAMLQNSNKNFSSRMGGPVIEMTADHFLEEGDSLKVGELTLNIIHTPGHTQGCVCIHIEDIILTGDTLFANSIGRTDLDGGNHQQIIKSIKDKLMTLDENTTVFPGHGPATQIGVEKTTNPYIK; this is encoded by the coding sequence ATGATTTTAGAAAGACTATCCGTTGGTGTTTATGGAGCAAACTGTTATATTATAGGAGATGAAAAAACCGATGAGGCAGCAGTCGTTGATCCAGGCGGAGATGCTGACAAAATCCTCAAGGTGTTAGAAGATAAAGGGTTACATTTAAAATATATCCTACTAACCCATGGTCATGGGGATCATATCGGTGGATTGAAAGAACTCAAGGAAAAAACGAATGCGCCTATTTACCTCCATGAAGAAGATCATGCTATGCTACAGAACAGTAACAAAAACTTTTCCTCTAGAATGGGGGGACCAGTGATAGAAATGACAGCAGATCATTTTCTTGAAGAAGGAGACAGCCTAAAAGTAGGAGAATTGACATTAAACATTATTCATACCCCAGGACATACGCAAGGGTGTGTTTGTATACATATAGAAGATATCATTCTTACAGGAGACACATTGTTTGCAAATTCTATAGGTAGAACAGACCTGGATGGAGGAAATCATCAACAAATTATTAAGTCAATTAAAGATAAATTAATGACTTTAGATGAAAATACAACTGTTTTCCCAGGACATGGTCCTGCTACACAAATAGGCGTAGAAAAAACAACAAACCCTTATATCAAATAG
- the hemZ gene encoding coproporphyrinogen dehydrogenase HemZ, translating to MVKVILIGHSYDYEVKELLKLFYDAEDIAIFHSEDTFDITAEKDCIVSKIMVQGDLLTAHTMININNHITSFEKAISLEKRDDMKKIAKQLIKVSVFQLLQKEKKKNLPWGFLTGIRPTKIVHEFMEKGMKDQEIIDKLMKDYFIVKEKALLLLEVAKIEHAYIYPINENKISVYVSIPFCPTRCIYCSFPSNPLEQFSKYVDDYVEALCQEIKGTAEILNKKGKEVETIYIGGGTPTTLSIKQFSKLFDEIAASFNLSSLKEFTVEAGRPDTIDKEKLLFFKKSGVTRISINPQTMNDCTLKEIGRSHSVKETIEAYRLAQEVGFYHINMDMIIGLPGENLQMIQNTLEEITKLSPSNLTVHTLAIKNASKLKEQQYHQEQKNPEIIEMLEMTERYARQMGLRPYYMYRQKHMVGNLENIGYGKAGFECIYNIQIMEEKQTIIAMGAGAVSKIVFPKENRLERVPNIKNLEQYIERVEEMVQRKKKQLI from the coding sequence ATGGTGAAAGTCATATTAATAGGTCATAGCTATGACTATGAAGTTAAGGAACTATTAAAGTTGTTTTATGATGCAGAAGATATTGCTATTTTCCATAGTGAAGATACTTTTGACATTACAGCAGAAAAAGATTGCATAGTAAGCAAGATAATGGTGCAAGGTGATTTGCTTACAGCACATACTATGATAAATATAAACAATCATATTACTTCCTTTGAAAAAGCTATCTCACTAGAGAAAAGGGATGATATGAAAAAAATTGCAAAACAGCTGATAAAAGTCTCTGTTTTTCAGCTTCTGCAGAAAGAAAAGAAAAAAAACCTCCCATGGGGGTTTTTAACAGGAATACGCCCTACAAAAATTGTTCATGAGTTTATGGAAAAGGGCATGAAAGATCAAGAAATCATTGATAAACTTATGAAAGACTACTTTATAGTGAAGGAAAAAGCATTACTACTACTAGAGGTTGCCAAGATAGAACATGCATACATTTATCCAATTAATGAAAATAAAATAAGTGTTTATGTCAGCATTCCCTTTTGTCCTACAAGGTGTATATACTGTTCTTTTCCTTCTAACCCCTTGGAACAATTTAGTAAATACGTGGATGACTATGTGGAGGCTTTATGTCAGGAAATCAAAGGCACTGCTGAAATATTAAATAAAAAGGGAAAAGAAGTTGAGACAATTTATATTGGTGGGGGTACGCCTACAACATTAAGCATAAAACAGTTTTCTAAGCTGTTTGATGAAATTGCCGCATCTTTTAATCTATCTAGCTTAAAGGAATTTACTGTGGAGGCAGGACGACCGGATACGATTGACAAGGAAAAGTTATTGTTTTTCAAAAAAAGTGGCGTGACGCGTATTAGTATCAATCCACAAACCATGAATGATTGTACATTAAAGGAAATTGGTAGAAGTCATTCTGTAAAAGAAACCATAGAGGCATATAGATTAGCTCAAGAAGTAGGTTTTTATCATATAAATATGGATATGATTATTGGCTTACCTGGAGAAAATCTTCAAATGATCCAAAATACTTTGGAAGAAATTACAAAGCTTTCTCCTAGTAATCTAACAGTACATACACTAGCAATAAAAAATGCTTCTAAGTTAAAAGAACAGCAGTATCATCAAGAACAAAAAAATCCTGAGATAATAGAAATGTTAGAGATGACGGAAAGGTATGCTAGACAAATGGGATTACGCCCCTATTATATGTATAGACAAAAACATATGGTAGGGAACTTAGAAAATATAGGTTATGGGAAAGCGGGATTTGAATGTATTTACAATATTCAAATCATGGAGGAAAAACAGACGATTATAGCTATGGGGGCAGGCGCTGTGTCTAAAATTGTATTTCCTAAAGAAAACCGCTTAGAAAGAGTACCGAATATTAAAAACCTAGAACAGTATATAGAGCGTGTAGAAGAGATGGTACAAAGAAAGAAAAAACAGTTGATTTAG
- the aspS gene encoding aspartate--tRNA ligase, with amino-acid sequence MISKMLKRTHMCGALTGENIEENVILSGWVQKRRDLGGLIFVDLRDRSGLVQIVFDKDISQEAFTKAETLGSEYVINVQGKVYKRQSINPNLPTGEIEIFAEELQVLSTAETPPIYIKDDDDVSESLRLKYRYLDLRKSSMQKNLIFRSKVANVVRNFLAEEGFIEIETPMLTKPTPEGARDYLVPSRVNPGKFFALPQSPQLFKQLLMVSGMEKYFQIVKCFRDEDLRADRQPEFTQIDCEMSFVDTEDIIEVNERLLKKIFKEAMDITIELPIQRISYQEAMERYGSDKPDVRFGFELVDVSEVVKNCGFKVFSAAIENGGSVRAINIDGHGEKFSRKDITALEDIAKTYGAKGLAWIKITEEGITSPIGKFFTEEEMTEILNKTNGKVGDLLLFVADKHEIVYDALGHLRLEVAKRLNLLNNDEYKLLWVTEFPLLEYDAEENRYVAKHHPFTSPMEEDLELLDTAPEKVRAKAYDIVLNGHEIGGGSIRIYSTELQQKMFKVLGFSQEEAWEKFGFLLEAFKYGTPPHGGIAYGLDRLVMILAKEENIRQVIAFPKTQNATCTLTNAPSYADGKQLKELSIEVQTK; translated from the coding sequence ATGATTTCAAAGATGCTGAAGAGAACCCATATGTGTGGTGCCTTGACAGGAGAAAATATAGAAGAAAATGTGATTTTAAGTGGATGGGTACAAAAAAGAAGGGACTTAGGAGGTCTTATCTTTGTTGATTTAAGAGATCGATCTGGCTTAGTACAAATTGTTTTTGATAAGGACATTTCACAGGAAGCTTTTACTAAAGCTGAAACATTAGGATCTGAATATGTTATCAATGTGCAAGGTAAGGTTTATAAGAGACAATCTATCAATCCTAACCTGCCCACTGGAGAGATTGAAATATTTGCAGAAGAGCTGCAGGTATTAAGTACTGCTGAAACACCACCTATTTACATTAAAGATGATGATGATGTTTCAGAAAGCTTAAGGTTAAAATATAGATATTTGGACTTAAGAAAATCCTCCATGCAAAAGAATTTAATTTTTAGATCAAAAGTAGCGAATGTTGTGAGAAACTTCTTAGCTGAGGAGGGTTTTATAGAAATAGAAACCCCTATGTTGACAAAGCCCACGCCAGAAGGTGCTAGAGATTACCTGGTGCCCAGTAGAGTGAATCCTGGAAAGTTTTTTGCACTACCACAATCTCCACAATTATTTAAACAATTGTTAATGGTATCTGGTATGGAGAAGTATTTTCAAATTGTAAAATGTTTTAGAGATGAAGATTTAAGGGCAGATCGTCAGCCGGAGTTTACACAAATCGACTGTGAAATGTCATTTGTAGATACAGAAGATATCATAGAGGTGAATGAACGGCTGTTAAAAAAGATTTTTAAAGAGGCTATGGATATTACCATAGAACTACCCATTCAAAGGATAAGCTATCAAGAAGCTATGGAAAGATATGGATCTGACAAACCAGATGTACGATTTGGCTTTGAACTGGTGGATGTTTCTGAGGTAGTAAAAAATTGTGGTTTTAAAGTGTTTTCTGCCGCTATTGAAAATGGAGGCTCAGTAAGAGCAATTAATATTGACGGTCATGGAGAAAAGTTTAGCAGAAAAGACATTACTGCTTTGGAAGATATAGCAAAAACCTATGGTGCTAAAGGACTTGCATGGATTAAAATTACAGAGGAAGGCATCACATCTCCTATAGGAAAGTTTTTTACAGAAGAAGAAATGACGGAAATTCTCAATAAAACCAATGGCAAAGTTGGTGATTTATTACTATTTGTAGCAGATAAACATGAGATTGTTTATGATGCATTAGGACATTTACGGCTTGAAGTTGCAAAACGATTAAACTTATTAAATAATGATGAATATAAACTTTTATGGGTAACGGAATTCCCGCTGCTAGAGTATGATGCAGAAGAAAATCGTTATGTAGCAAAACATCATCCTTTTACATCTCCAATGGAGGAGGACCTTGAATTATTAGATACAGCACCAGAAAAAGTAAGGGCAAAGGCCTATGATATCGTGTTAAATGGTCATGAAATTGGCGGAGGAAGTATTCGGATTTATTCCACTGAGTTACAACAGAAAATGTTTAAGGTTTTAGGATTTAGCCAAGAAGAGGCTTGGGAAAAATTTGGGTTTTTATTAGAAGCCTTCAAATATGGTACGCCACCCCATGGTGGTATTGCCTATGGACTAGATCGATTGGTAATGATTTTAGCAAAAGAAGAAAATATTCGCCAAGTCATTGCTTTCCCAAAGACCCAAAATGCTACTTGTACCCTTACAAATGCTCCTTCCTATGCGGATGGAAAACAGTTAAAGGAATTAAGCATAGAGGTTCAAACAAAGTAA
- a CDS encoding S-layer homology domain-containing protein yields MKRNIAAKKLTSFLVVAVMILTSVGMAFANEGINFNDIQGHWAEERIIEWAEMDIVRGYGDTFKPDNNITRAEFMSLMNKTFYEDITGEEVAEADVYLADVDADKWYAPIVKKAVAAGYISGYGEGMMKPENFITREEVATILSKIFELEQNPEAVEVFTDIHTVSDWAKGHVGAIVEARFMTGYKEGEERAFKGNNNITRAEAVVTLDNVFTRIFEDIFEGISEEDFENIFDGIFDGDFENTLKEIFGDDAEDILNSILNGEFDEILNKIFDGNFEEILNEISLEDFEEILATVEEMLPETDVSLE; encoded by the coding sequence ATGAAAAGAAATATCGCAGCAAAGAAGCTTACAAGTTTCCTAGTGGTGGCAGTAATGATCCTTACATCAGTAGGAATGGCATTTGCTAATGAGGGCATCAACTTCAATGATATTCAAGGGCATTGGGCAGAAGAAAGAATTATTGAGTGGGCTGAGATGGATATTGTTAGAGGGTATGGGGATACCTTTAAGCCTGATAATAATATCACTAGAGCGGAATTTATGTCTTTAATGAATAAAACCTTCTATGAAGACATAACAGGTGAAGAAGTAGCAGAGGCAGACGTTTACTTAGCTGATGTAGATGCTGATAAATGGTATGCACCTATCGTGAAAAAAGCAGTGGCGGCGGGATATATTTCTGGGTATGGTGAGGGGATGATGAAGCCAGAAAACTTCATTACCCGTGAAGAAGTAGCTACTATTCTTAGCAAAATCTTTGAATTAGAACAAAATCCTGAAGCTGTTGAAGTTTTTACAGATATTCATACTGTTTCTGATTGGGCTAAGGGGCATGTAGGAGCAATCGTGGAAGCCCGTTTTATGACGGGATATAAAGAAGGCGAAGAGAGAGCCTTCAAGGGTAACAACAACATCACAAGGGCAGAGGCTGTAGTTACATTAGATAATGTGTTTACAAGAATTTTTGAGGATATCTTTGAAGGAATTTCTGAAGAAGATTTTGAGAATATCTTTGATGGAATTTTCGATGGGGATTTTGAAAACACTTTAAAAGAAATTTTTGGTGATGATGCTGAAGATATCTTAAATAGTATTCTTAATGGAGAATTTGATGAAATTTTAAATAAAATTTTTGATGGGAACTTTGAAGAAATTTTAAACGAAATTTCTCTAGAGGATTTTGAAGAAATCCTAGCAACAGTAGAGGAAATGCTTCCAGAAACAGATGTAAGTCTGGAATAA